The Zavarzinella sp. sequence GCTGAGGATCTTGTATTGATCTGCAGCCGTTTTCGCGCCTTTGAAGTCTGCCACAAGAAGCTCAAGCATAAATATCGGGCTTCCTGCTGCATCCTTTGGCCATGTAACGGTGTGCTCACCTTCCTGCCCACCAGGCAACAATGAAAAATCGCCCTTTGGCAACAACATTGCCAATCCAATTCCTGGATTGGAAACTGGGTTCCATTCATACTTGGTGGGTGTAACAGGAGCAGCTCGTAACACTTGCACCGATTTGAAAAACGGTTCTGTAGCTTCCTGTATCGGGTCGCTTTCACCAATCACACCTGCCACAAAACGAGTGTGATTGATCACATAAATGCGGAAAATACCCGGTTTGTTATCGGCATTTCTGGCTCGAAACTCTTTGCCTGTGTTTCCATTCAGTTTTGGTGCATCCGAAACATTGCCAAAAACAGTAAAGCCACGTGATGCGGCATACACGGCAATTTCCCGCTGTGCTGCACTTCCTGTGGCATCGTCCTTCGGCAAAGTGGGGTTGTAGCGTGCATACAACGAGTAACGTAGTTTGGTATCATCCACTTTGCAAACGGTCAACTTTTCTTCTGGCAGATCAATTTCTGTAGTAGATACACCTAATGGGACACCTGCAGAAAATGATGCGGATAAGACACCCATTGCTGTCGCCTGCCAGTTAGGAGGCAAAGCCACGACTGGAACATTCGGCGTGCCACCAGGAAGATTAGGAGTTTTCAGGCGAGATTCGTTAATATCAACAATTTTGGCCGTGTCATCAAACTCGATCGTTTCTTTGCCTTTATAGGTGGCCATCGCTTTGAAAACATCATCAGAAACACGGCCGCTCACGAACCGCACTGAACCGTCAGCCATCAGAACATACGTGCCGAAGTCAGGCCGTTTGGGGTCATTAATGTGATTCGTGAGGAACGGTTCCACCGAGTTGGTCATTGGTACTGCTGCAATTGTCGCACCACCACCACGAATCCAGGGGCGTGGAATAGTTTTGGGTACTTGAGCCGCCCACATTGTGTTCGACAATCCGTCATTTGCTGAAATTTCACTGATTGGCGTCTGGCGATCATAACCAAACACCCCCAGGCGGGATTCGTTTTCTGGAGTCGCTTCCAAACTGGCCACTCCATTACCGATACCAGCAATACCCACAAAGTGGGTGGCACCAAGTTCCACATTGACGGATGGCAATTTTACCCGCCAAGTGGCTGGATCTTGCGAGGAATCGATGAATTCTGGGATCCAGGCACGACCTGCCTGCAGGTTATCAGGATGGTTCCACGCTTCAGTTGGGCGAATGCTCGCGAAGACGTTGCTATGACCCATATACGGCAGCAAGTTCGCCATCCAACTGATCCGTTGTTCTGGATTAAATGGCAGGTTCATCCGTGCGGGTGTTCCCGGACGTGGGAAAGTACCCAGTGGAAACGTTTTCTGTTCGTTGAACTTCGCAGCCATACCTGTCAACTTGCCCCAGGGATAGCTGGATGCAAGCATCACTGTCTGGCCAGCAATACCATCAAAGTAGTTGCGGAGATTTCCGGCTACTTTGTCAGAATAATCTGCTTTCCAGTCGATTCGGAGTTCAAATTTGACTCGCAAGTCGGAAACGGAGGAATCGACGGATGAACGTGGGCGATTCTGGCCGGTGCCTGGGAAGCCAGGCTGACCTGGGAAACCAGGTCCTTCGCCGCCTGGGCCAGGAAAACCAGGTCCCTCGCCAGGGCCACCAGGGAAACCAGGTGAAGGCATTCCGGGGCCTCCGGGACCGCCTGGCATTGGAGGGATGCCGGGAACTCCAGGCCTTGGAAACTGGAATGATTCGTTTGATCTGCGATCCGATCGGATGCCTGGTGCAATCGGAGCAATCGGTGGGCTACCACCTGGGCCTCCCGGACTACCAGGGCTGCCGGGTCCAGGGAAGCCAGGTCCCATAGGTGGGCTGCCAGGGAAACCAGGGCCTTCTCCACCAGGACCACCAGGAAATCCAGGATTATTAGGATTGTTCTGGTTGTTCAGAGGACCCACATTCACTGTTTGTTCGATTAAGGAGCCAATTTCTGCTGCAAAAATGGGTAGCATTACCTTCACTACCTGACCTAACAGTTTTGACTGGTTGTCATTTTCGCAATCAACAGCAACATCGCAGTTAAAGTTACTCTCATTAAAATCTTTTAATACGAAGCCGATCACTGGTCGTTTTGGCAATAAAAAGTTCGCTGCCACGCCACCCGGTAGCTGGGGCTTAAACTTGGAATCGCCACCGAAATCTAGACCCACATCGAAGATAACTTTGGTGATCCGGCTGGAATCTTCCACTCGGATTGCGAATGCCATCACCGGTTTGTCACCAGGTGCGACCAGGCCATTCATCATCGACTTCAGGCCAGGATTGACCGTTCGATAAGTGGGCAGGGATGTATACACAGGCGGTGGGGTGGGATTACCAGATCCACTGGGATTTCCCGGCTGTCCCACACCCGGCCCAGGTTGCCCCGGAACAATCGGGGTTGGTCCGGGAACACCAGGAGTAATCGGTGCAGGTGCACCAACACTGGGAGGTGCCCCACCTGAGCCACCAGCAACTTGATATAACTGGTTATCTTTTAAGGATTTACCATCAGTTGACTGCCGGCTGCCTGCACCCCGCGGGGGCACGCCTGGAGTAATCGGCATCGGTGCTGGTACACCAGGGCCACCAGGAATACCGGTTGTCGGCCCACCGGGACCCGGGGGTGAACCTGGCGAACCAGGATTACCTGGAATGCCGGGTGATGGTGCGGCAGTAGTTAATTTCGACAGGAAAGCTGGTTCACAATTGGCTGTCAAAATTTCCTGCATGATCTTTTCATCTGCAACAGCAAATGTTTTGTCATCCAATTGAGCAAAAGTAATCTGGCGTTTATCCGGCGGTGTCAGCAGGAAACCCATGTCTTTCAAACGGAAGGCAAAAAAGTTGCCTACTGCATTGAATAATTCGTTTTCCTTGACGCGGTAATATTTGAATTTGTTGACCACCGTGGCATCGCCTTCAATACCGACAGCGTCTTTCATATCGTCCAGCTTTTTCGGGCTTCGAGTGCGAATGACGCTGAAGGTCCAGCCACCAGTGTCCCCACCGGAAGCAACCACTCGCTCAATATCGTTGTGAGAAAAGCCAAGATTATTGTGGATCAGGTCAGAAGTGGGTTTGGTGGAATCAAACATCACCGCACCTGCGGGTGTGCGCAGAACTGCACGCAGGTCTAGTTCTGCCACCCATTCGGCCGAATTGGGGAGAAGATTAGTAATGTCTCTCTTCAAGTTTGGCAGGCCAGCACCCGTGGACTGATTCTGGCCGGGATTGTTGCCATTTCCCGGATTATTGCCATTTCCAGGCCCACCTGGTCCGGGATTTGGCTGTGGGGTGCCACCTCGACCAGAATTGTTCGCCTGATTGTTGGTTTCAGAATCTTCACCGAACCATCCCTGGGTGAAGCCGAAGGCCAGTAAACCAATAATGACTGCAGCAATTCCAATCCCAGCGTACAGCATGGAATTCGATTTTTGCTTCTTTTTGTCCTGTTTACTGCCCTGCATCGTGTCTAGTTTAGACTTCAGCTTGGCGTCTTTTTTCGCGCCTTCTGGTGCGGGTTCTTCAATTTTGAAGCGGAACTTGCATTTGGGGCAATCCACTTTCCTGCCAACCAGGCCAGGATTCCGAATGGTAATTGATGCCCCACAACTGGGACAATCTACCTTAAAAGCGGTTGTTGCGGCCATTGCCGATCTCCGCGAAACGAGAAGGGTTCAAACATAATCTTTCAGTGTACATCATAGCAAGACTGTTCCACAAGTGCAGACAGAAAAAATGAACGATTCATGAGAAATTATTCCTTTATCTCAAAAATTGCTCACGGTGGTCGCCGGAATATCCCGGACAATACCTTGAACCACCCAATGTGGGTAAAAGTTTGCAGGTTATCTGCTTAACATCACGCAAAGAAAGTGGTACAATCCCGATAAGTGATACCACCCTACCATGATTCAAATGTTCAAACAGATATTTTATTGCACAATCCTGTTTATTCTTCCAACCGTTACATTCGCTAGAACCAGCAACAGTTTGTTAGACGTTTCTTCTGATGGCAAAATGTTGCTGGTGGCCAATACGGATAATGGCACCGTCTCTGTGGTAGATTTAATTACCAGCAAGGTGCTTCGCGAAATTGTGGTGGGAGACCATCCCGAAGCCGTTTCCTGGCTGGGAAGCAGCAAAAGTGCGATTGTTACGGTCTATCGAGATGACAAAGTCCTTCTCCTTGACGCTGAAACAGGCAAAGTAACCGCCACCATTAAGACGGAAGCAGAACCATACGGTGTTGTAACCACAAAAAATGGCAGCAAGGCCTATGTATCCCACGATTACCCAGGGGTGATTAGTGAGATTGACGTTGCCAGCCAGAAAGTGGTACGCACCATGTCTGCAGGCAAGTGGGCACGTGGGCTGGCCATCAGCCCGGATGAAAAAACTTTATACTGCAGCAATTTTTTCACTGCCGATCTTACTGCACTGGATGTGGGATCAGGCAAGATCAAAGATAGTTGGCCAGGAAAATCGATTGATAATCTGGCCCGCAATGTGGTGGTGCACCCGAGTCGACCGAAAGCCTATCTGCCCCACATCCGCAGTCGGGTGCACGTCTTCGATGCCCGTGGGTCGATTATTCCCGAACTGAGCGTGGTATCTACCCACGATAACAAGGAAGAAAAACGCCGTGGTTCGCTGTCACTGGATACCTTCAACGGCGTTTACGTCGTTGCCAATCCGTGGGAAGCGGCAATCAGCCCAGATGGGAAGCAGTTTTTCATCGTATATTCCGGCACAGACGATATGAATTATTGCACCGTAGTAGATGATGATTACCGTGAAGTGGAACAGGCGGGCGTCATTCGTGTCGGAAAACACCCGCGTGCGGTGATTTTCAGCCCGGACAGCAAGCGTGCTTATGTTTACAACACAATGGATTTTCAGGTGCAGGTGCTGGATACAACCGGCAGTCGACCACGCACCTTGCAAACGATTACTGTCTGCGATCCACCCCACACACCAGAATGGGTGCGTGGAAAAATCCTTTTTCAAACAGCAAATCCACCACTGACCCGTGCAAAGTGGATTTCCTGCTCTTCCTGCCACCCCGATGGGGCGCAGGATGGCAGAATCTGGCAGAATCCAGAAGGGGATCGTCGCACACCGCCTTTATTTGGCCTGGCTCATACCCACCCGTTGCATTGGTCGGCTGATCGCGATGAAGTCCAGGATTTTGAATACACCATTCGTGGTAAGTTGATGGCTGGCAGGGGCTTAGCGCTTGGAGCCATTAAACCTCGCACAGAATTTCTGAAACCTAGCGAGTTGGAAGAAAAATTGTCTGGTCGTTCAAAGGATCTGGACGCACTTGCGATTTATACGAACTCATTTCAGCCGAAATTGTCGCCCCACATTCCAGAACCCGGGAAACTATCCGAAAGTGCCCTGCGTGGGAAGGAATTGTTCTTCAGCAAGGAAGTCGCGTGTGCCACCTGCCATTCGGGCAGTTATTACACGGACAGCACCTTACAGAAGCCATTCAAGCTTCACGATGTTGGAACAGGTGGGGATGAACGGGAAAAAATGGGATCGAAATATGACACCCCCACATTAATTGGGGTGTATCGTAACGATACTTTCCTGCACGATGGGCGGGCAAAATCGCTACTGGAAGTGCTGACGGTGCACAATAAAAATGATGCCCACGGCAAAACCAGTCACCTGAAACCAGAACAATTGGAAGACCTGGTGGCTTTCATGAAGTCGCTGCCTTATGAAACCCCACCGGACAACACACCCAATACCGTGCCGCACCGCGTGATATTGCAACGACCAGAGAAAACTACTACCCAGAAAGAACCCAGCGATGCAGGTGGGGGCAAATAGACATTCTGATATCAAAATGAATATTGACCGTTCCACGTGGAACACTCAATGCTCAATTGAATATTGGAATGTTGGGCTGCAAGTTTACAGGTTATTTGCCCAACTTTGGCACGATGCGGCAGAGTTTTCCATCTTCCCCCGCTACCAGCAACGATCCGTCACGTGCAGGGGAAAGTAAGCAAGGCCGGCCTTCGATGGTGAGATGCGTTTCTTTGATTTCCATCGAATCAGGATCGATGATCAGGCAATTACCGCCATCAGTCACCACTGCCACGAGCGTTGCATTTGCAAGCCAACACAAGCCAACGGGCGTTTCTTTCAGCCGGGCAAATCGCACCATTCTTCCAATCGTGGGTTGCCAAAGTCGTACGGTCCGGTCTGTGCTTGCCGTCACCATTGTGGGGAGTATTTTTTCGGCATCGGGAAGTTCAGGTCGAACTGCTATCGCGACAATTGCCTGCGTATGATTCGAAAAACTACGTGCTAGTTTTCTGGAAGATATATCCCAGATTCGTAACGATTGATCAAGACCCGCAGTGGCTAAAAATGAGGAATTATTCACAAAATGACAGGCGAGCACCCCTTTGGAATGACCTTCAAACGATTTTGCAACCTTCAAGTCATTTGCTTCAATCACTTGAGTGATTTTTTCCAAACCAGCAACCGCCAGGTATTTCCCATCGTCAGACCAGTCAACGCAATACAAGGTATCTCGCTGTAAGTGCTTGTGAGATAACAGGTTCTGTGCAGGCAATTGGTACAATTCGATACTGCCTCGTTTACCTGGGTCCCCACCGACGACTGCTAGAGTCTTCCCATCGGGTGAAAACTTCAGATCGTGGATGGTGGGCATTTTCGTTTTTATCCGCTTCTGGTGCTGTAAACCGGGCCAATCGTACATATCGAGCCCTGCCTGGGAGCCCACAATGGCCCATTTGCCATAGTTGCTGATGGCGCCCGCTGTTAGCGGTGGCTTCGATTGACAGGAAGCTTTGGGAACGACCGACCACCAAATGAAAACGGAACACAGAACGGTCAGGCACAAGTTTCTCACAACAGTTCCTTGATCGGTTTGCCGTGTTGATTCACCATGATGGGGCGACCGTCTGGCGTCTGCAACTCTGTGTGCGGTGCAATCCCCAGGCGGGTGAAGAGTGTGCTGAGCAAATCTGCAGGAGTTACCGGGCGTTCTTTGGGGCTTTCGCCCATGGCATCGCTAGCCCCAATGACGCACCCTGCAGGCAGTCCCCCACCTGCAAGCACTGCGGAAAACACACGTGGCCAGTGATCCCGCCCACCTGCCGTGTTCAGCTTGGGTGTGCGGCCAAACTCGCCCATCATGACTACGAGCGTGCTTGCAAGCAGCCCACGCTGATGCAGATCGGTAATCAAGGTGGCATAGGCCTGATCCAGCAGCGGCACCAGACCCACACCCACTTTGGCTCCGGTATACCCCTCTTTCAGCCGCAATAAGAGATTGTTGTGTGTATCCCACCCAGGGTGGTGAATTAACACAAATGGCACCTGATGTTCCACCAGCCGACGGGCCAGCAAACAGCTTTGGCCAATGGTTCGGGAGCCATATTCCGTCCGTGTTTTCTGATTTTCCTGATGCAAATCGAACGCTTTCTTCACTTCGCGGTTGCTGCTCAGTTCAAACGCTCTGGCAAAATCATGTGGCGAAACATCTGATTTATGAGAGTTATCTAATCTTTCCAGGAAGCTTTGTCGTCTTTTCACCCGCACATCATTCAAGCCGGGGTAAAAGTCCAGGTCAGCCACTTCAAAATCGGCTTTTGCCGGATCCCCACCGGTGGCAAACGGTTGATATTGTTTGCCCAGAAAGCCGGCACCCGCATATGGGCGGTATTCTGGTATCGCCACGTAAGGTGGCAGCACCTGAGGAGTTTTCTGAGCCCATGCAGTGATAGAGCCGAAGCTGGGATAAGTTAACGCGGGGCTAGGCTGGTAGCCAGTCATCAGGTACTGGTTGGCGATCCCATGTTCGCCTAAAGGTGAAGTCAGCGACCGCACCAGCGTGAGGTGCTTCATCACCTGTGCGGTGCGTGGCAACCATTCTGAGATGCGAATCCCTGGGACCGTGGTTTCAATCGCCTTTGCAGGCCCACGCACTTCTGCAGGTGCGTCCGGCTTGATGTCAAACGTTTCCAGATGACTTGGCCCACCGTCCAGCCAGATGAGAATTACCGATTTTGCAGTGGGGCGGAGATCTTCAGCACGTACGCTTGCTTGAGATCCTGCCAGACATGGCAATGTGGCACCCATTCGCAAGAACGTTCTGCGTGCGATTGCTTTCATCTATATTTCTCCCAGCTTTGGGCTAACTATTATTTCGGAATTCGCGGCTGCAAAGCAGGCTCCAGAACAGATCTTCCAAAATCTCCTGCATCAACTTCTGATTTTCCTGTGGTAATTGCTGTTGCCAAAAAGCCTGTTCTGTTTCAGTTGGTGGGCGACAGAGTGTTCGCAAATAAAGTGCTTTCACAATTTCTAGCGTAGGCGTTTTCGTGGCAAATTGTTGCTGAAGAAAGCCGTTGGGATCAGAAATTCTGGCATTGATTGCTTTCCCATTGATCAAATGCAGGTTTGTGGTTAAGCCCGTACTGACCGCACCTTCGGTGCAACTGTCTGCCCGGTTACAACGACCAAGAATATCGAGCGAGCGATCTGGTACCGTTACGTTAATCGTCTGAATCTGCCGTTTGGTCGGTGCTTTGCCGTCCAGGGTTTGCGTTGCCTGTTGAACGCAATCCAAATAAGTTTCGGCCCAGAGTGGCTTACTGAAATAGCGAGAATAAAAGCGATCATCCAAGCGATTGTCTGTTGAAATTTCGCTACTGCGGGAATATGCCTGTGACAGCATGATTTTTCGAATCAGGTGGGGGAGCTGATAACCGTCCTGCTGAAACTCCGAGGCCAGCCGAGTCAGCAGTTCCGGGTGGGTTGCGGGGTTCGTTGCCCGCAGGTCGTCGACTGGCTCCACTAAACCACGTCCCATCAGTTCTTTCCAGATACGGTTGACGATCGATTTGGCAAAATAGGGATTGTCCGCTGCCAACAGCCATGTTGCCAACGGTTCTCTGGGATCGCGGGCCGAGGCCAGAAACTCAGCACCTGGCAATTTGGGTATTGCTGGCATTCCTGTGCGAAGATTGGTTACTTCGCCCCGCGTGGCAACACGGACGGTCTGCCCACGTTCCATTTTCGCAAAAACTGCTGCCAGTCCGTGGTAATCGTCCTGCGTCCAGCGATCCAGTGGGTGGTCGTGGCAGTTCGCACATTCCAGCCTCACTCCCATAAAGACTCGCCCCACCTGTTCTGCGTGGGTGCGTGCATCACGAGCCATTCGCGTAAAGTTTGCCGGCCCCTGAACATGGGAGTCACCTGTTGCCAGCATGAGATCCCGGGCAACACGATCCCAGCCACGGTGGGAACGAATTTGCTCCCGCAACCACTGGTGGTAGGTAATTGCACATTGTTCATCGTTGGGAAACGGCCTGATCTGCAGCCATGTCGCCCACTTGTAAGTCCAGAAATCGACATATTCCGGCGATTGCAGCAATCGATCAATCAATTTTTTCCGCTTTGCTGTATCTTTCGAGGACACAAACTGCTCAATTTCTTCTGTAGTGGGCAACGTTCCGGTCAGATCGAGGTAAATTCGACGAACTAAACGATGATTCCCCGTCTGACCGTTTGGTGGGATGCCTAATTTAACCAGTTGCTTATATATCTCATCGTCTATCCAGTGGGTTTTTTCTGTTTTGGGCACGACAATTTGTTGATCGGAGTATGGCACCACAATTTGCACAACGGCTAGTAGATCGAGATAACGTGCGACAACCAGATGCACCCCACGTCGCTGTGGGGTAATTGTTCGTTGCTTGAGGTCAATTTTCACAAGTGCCTGGTCGGCAGTCAGTTGC is a genomic window containing:
- a CDS encoding DUF1501 domain-containing protein, which produces MKAIARRTFLRMGATLPCLAGSQASVRAEDLRPTAKSVILIWLDGGPSHLETFDIKPDAPAEVRGPAKAIETTVPGIRISEWLPRTAQVMKHLTLVRSLTSPLGEHGIANQYLMTGYQPSPALTYPSFGSITAWAQKTPQVLPPYVAIPEYRPYAGAGFLGKQYQPFATGGDPAKADFEVADLDFYPGLNDVRVKRRQSFLERLDNSHKSDVSPHDFARAFELSSNREVKKAFDLHQENQKTRTEYGSRTIGQSCLLARRLVEHQVPFVLIHHPGWDTHNNLLLRLKEGYTGAKVGVGLVPLLDQAYATLITDLHQRGLLASTLVVMMGEFGRTPKLNTAGGRDHWPRVFSAVLAGGGLPAGCVIGASDAMGESPKERPVTPADLLSTLFTRLGIAPHTELQTPDGRPIMVNQHGKPIKELL
- a CDS encoding DUF1559 domain-containing protein, with the protein product MAATTAFKVDCPSCGASITIRNPGLVGRKVDCPKCKFRFKIEEPAPEGAKKDAKLKSKLDTMQGSKQDKKKQKSNSMLYAGIGIAAVIIGLLAFGFTQGWFGEDSETNNQANNSGRGGTPQPNPGPGGPGNGNNPGNGNNPGQNQSTGAGLPNLKRDITNLLPNSAEWVAELDLRAVLRTPAGAVMFDSTKPTSDLIHNNLGFSHNDIERVVASGGDTGGWTFSVIRTRSPKKLDDMKDAVGIEGDATVVNKFKYYRVKENELFNAVGNFFAFRLKDMGFLLTPPDKRQITFAQLDDKTFAVADEKIMQEILTANCEPAFLSKLTTAAPSPGIPGNPGSPGSPPGPGGPTTGIPGGPGVPAPMPITPGVPPRGAGSRQSTDGKSLKDNQLYQVAGGSGGAPPSVGAPAPITPGVPGPTPIVPGQPGPGVGQPGNPSGSGNPTPPPVYTSLPTYRTVNPGLKSMMNGLVAPGDKPVMAFAIRVEDSSRITKVIFDVGLDFGGDSKFKPQLPGGVAANFLLPKRPVIGFVLKDFNESNFNCDVAVDCENDNQSKLLGQVVKVMLPIFAAEIGSLIEQTVNVGPLNNQNNPNNPGFPGGPGGEGPGFPGSPPMGPGFPGPGSPGSPGGPGGSPPIAPIAPGIRSDRRSNESFQFPRPGVPGIPPMPGGPGGPGMPSPGFPGGPGEGPGFPGPGGEGPGFPGQPGFPGTGQNRPRSSVDSSVSDLRVKFELRIDWKADYSDKVAGNLRNYFDGIAGQTVMLASSYPWGKLTGMAAKFNEQKTFPLGTFPRPGTPARMNLPFNPEQRISWMANLLPYMGHSNVFASIRPTEAWNHPDNLQAGRAWIPEFIDSSQDPATWRVKLPSVNVELGATHFVGIAGIGNGVASLEATPENESRLGVFGYDRQTPISEISANDGLSNTMWAAQVPKTIPRPWIRGGGATIAAVPMTNSVEPFLTNHINDPKRPDFGTYVLMADGSVRFVSGRVSDDVFKAMATYKGKETIEFDDTAKIVDINESRLKTPNLPGGTPNVPVVALPPNWQATAMGVLSASFSAGVPLGVSTTEIDLPEEKLTVCKVDDTKLRYSLYARYNPTLPKDDATGSAAQREIAVYAASRGFTVFGNVSDAPKLNGNTGKEFRARNADNKPGIFRIYVINHTRFVAGVIGESDPIQEATEPFFKSVQVLRAAPVTPTKYEWNPVSNPGIGLAMLLPKGDFSLLPGGQEGEHTVTWPKDAAGSPIFMLELLVADFKGAKTAADQYKILSDMVNKGDFGEAPSLIKRRDKGLHAGIAFSFNRNDTPFARWVVHLNDTALVVMTVRDNTGVSKSDQNRFFSSLRYIAEDSKQNPNNPGTGPGVPPGGNPGGTPGSPGVPPIPPPPKGGPGSPGAPPGSPSAPSIPPPPPGKR
- a CDS encoding beta-propeller fold lactonase family protein, which codes for MLDVSSDGKMLLVANTDNGTVSVVDLITSKVLREIVVGDHPEAVSWLGSSKSAIVTVYRDDKVLLLDAETGKVTATIKTEAEPYGVVTTKNGSKAYVSHDYPGVISEIDVASQKVVRTMSAGKWARGLAISPDEKTLYCSNFFTADLTALDVGSGKIKDSWPGKSIDNLARNVVVHPSRPKAYLPHIRSRVHVFDARGSIIPELSVVSTHDNKEEKRRGSLSLDTFNGVYVVANPWEAAISPDGKQFFIVYSGTDDMNYCTVVDDDYREVEQAGVIRVGKHPRAVIFSPDSKRAYVYNTMDFQVQVLDTTGSRPRTLQTITVCDPPHTPEWVRGKILFQTANPPLTRAKWISCSSCHPDGAQDGRIWQNPEGDRRTPPLFGLAHTHPLHWSADRDEVQDFEYTIRGKLMAGRGLALGAIKPRTEFLKPSELEEKLSGRSKDLDALAIYTNSFQPKLSPHIPEPGKLSESALRGKELFFSKEVACATCHSGSYYTDSTLQKPFKLHDVGTGGDEREKMGSKYDTPTLIGVYRNDTFLHDGRAKSLLEVLTVHNKNDAHGKTSHLKPEQLEDLVAFMKSLPYETPPDNTPNTVPHRVILQRPEKTTTQKEPSDAGGGK
- a CDS encoding DUF1553 domain-containing protein encodes the protein MRTIFLAVLVIASLPRWGWAADFRTDVVPMLTRLGCNSGACHGAAAGRGGFHLSLFGSNPKADFKAIVHDLEGRRIHHLKPEESLILKKPTGDLPHEGGELIKADSFEEKLLLQWLADGASYPKTEANLKKISLNLSHETISLPNQAISFDVIAHFADGKTKNVSSLVQLTADQALVKIDLKQRTITPQRRGVHLVVARYLDLLAVVQIVVPYSDQQIVVPKTEKTHWIDDEIYKQLVKLGIPPNGQTGNHRLVRRIYLDLTGTLPTTEEIEQFVSSKDTAKRKKLIDRLLQSPEYVDFWTYKWATWLQIRPFPNDEQCAITYHQWLREQIRSHRGWDRVARDLMLATGDSHVQGPANFTRMARDARTHAEQVGRVFMGVRLECANCHDHPLDRWTQDDYHGLAAVFAKMERGQTVRVATRGEVTNLRTGMPAIPKLPGAEFLASARDPREPLATWLLAADNPYFAKSIVNRIWKELMGRGLVEPVDDLRATNPATHPELLTRLASEFQQDGYQLPHLIRKIMLSQAYSRSSEISTDNRLDDRFYSRYFSKPLWAETYLDCVQQATQTLDGKAPTKRQIQTINVTVPDRSLDILGRCNRADSCTEGAVSTGLTTNLHLINGKAINARISDPNGFLQQQFATKTPTLEIVKALYLRTLCRPPTETEQAFWQQQLPQENQKLMQEILEDLFWSLLCSREFRNNS